A stretch of Pyrenophora tritici-repentis strain M4 chromosome 7, whole genome shotgun sequence DNA encodes these proteins:
- a CDS encoding RRM-1 domain containing protein — MSAPVDSVTAQMATTSLNDAAPATTTESTAAQQPTAAEDEAVRASAAEGRRLYIGNLAYATTEGELKDFFKDYLVYGP; from the coding sequence ATGTCCGCACCTGTCGACAGTGTAACCGCCCAGATGGCCACCACCTCCCTCAACGACGCCGCTCCTGCCACCACGACGGAGAGCACGGCCGCTCAACAGCCCACCGCAGCCGAGGACGAGGCTGTGCGTGCGAGCGCCGCTGAGGGCAGGCGACTTTACATTGGAAACCTCGCGTATGCGACCACCGAGGGGGAGTTGAAGGACTTCTTCAAGGACTACCTGGTGTATGGACCCTGA